In Argiope bruennichi chromosome 4, qqArgBrue1.1, whole genome shotgun sequence, the sequence tatctaaatatttaaaattcattcattttatatttttttatatattgtttcaagTTAGTATAAAGTTTTCTTTCAAGTGACCTGCCTAGTCCTACCTTTTGCCAATTTAGAGACAGGTATCTGCCTAATTGACATTCACACCTGACTCCATAGTTAGTTTCCAAATTGTACATGCGggtaatatttcaaaagaaataaatttagatgaTATTAATGCTAAATTTATCTGTGattgttgatttaaattaatacttttacaatttaaattaataattttaggttaaaaatttccataaatttctaCGTATACAGCACTTATTTCATTTCCCTTTACAAGTAATGGTTATAGTTATAATGATGTCAGTtaacttttctttgtttttcagaaTTAACATACacttaaatttactgtattatattaaataaatattttgggatGTCGTGATTTTAAGAGAtagtttaaaatctgaattatattGAGTCTATATTTCGGttgcagttttaaataaaaaaatattcagagacATAAGATTATGTCTTTACCTGAATCTTAATCAACAAAATTTAGATGAGTAACAAAAATGAACATCATTCAGGAGAGAAAAAcgtcattttatttgccatttaaaaattattccttttcaaTGCCTGTTCTTTtgcatttgaaatgtaaaatttacttttaatggaATCAACGATTCAAATACGCAAAATATTGAGTGTGCGTGAAAAAATTACtcaaatcttttgatttcaaaaaataattttattgaggtATTCAATAcattataagaaaaaacaaaactgataccaaattatgaaacataaaatatgcaaaagCACTTTTTAGTTTTACATGCAGACAAACCATGTTGTGATacttatttacattaatataaatcaattattatgCAGGATAGAATGAAGAGAATGAAGAATAGAATTTCTGTATAATAGAAACTATATAAAAACAGTGGATAAGAACCAACGTGATATAAATTATCAGTTAGAAATAAATAGGGgaagaaaatatgaaactatGTAAAACTATTCGATTTTTACTATGCTGTTTTAACTAttgcagagtttttttttttcttaaaatgaagtttgataaaaaataattatgatttaatgatGATCATATCCGGAGGCAAGAGTGATGTATGAACACTAGATAGCCCTATAAGATCAAAAcgtctttaaattataatcagTAGATCCACCGAAGCCGTCTATATCTGCAATGCAGAGATAAAGGGATAATATCTGTAAACGAaacatttttggatattttttgaaaCGCAAAATATTTGCGCAACGATggattaaataatagaaaaagtagaagactaaaagttaaaaaaaattatagactgTGATctgtagaaaaatgttttatcactTTGTACAAGGTAATATAAGAAAGAACAAGATGAggcaaaatatatgcaaaaatacactatgatattttatacagaaattccTTAAAGTGTATCAAAGAAGtaataatgattatttagaaCGAAAACAATTAAGAGTAACACAGAGTATgatgatgtaaaataaaaactgtacagAACTTTTTATTCCTGCTACAGTCATTtggaatacagaaataataaataaataaatactttgaaacaGATGCTGACGCATATGCAATTAACaacaaattaacatttattttgtcTAAATCATTTTATGCGTCTCAACCATAACCATTTTTTGGTTatggttgaaataaaatatttgcatatataataaattatttgcatatataaataaattattataataattattatttaataaataaattatttgcatatatttaaataacggttaaattttgaaacgataagcaaaatgttttgaaaataaattgtgaatacatatgtattatgaaatttttaaagcactaaattttgaagcaattttaaatttctaattaactaataaaatttataaactgtaattcattttcttcttgaaagaaaatgattcttgtatgaatttgaaaaatgatatttatcacatcctccaaaaattttcttataaaatgtcaattatttttaaattttcccaaaaattatgattttaattatacatGAACAACAGGCGTCTTCGTATTTCACAATTGCGATGAAGTATCTGActttaaaatctctaatttcATAGAACGGTTATGATTTATTGTCTTTATCTTCTTCATATTCATCACTTTCTTCTCTCTCTTTCGGTTTCATTCCACTCTCGTAGGTACGTCCAACAGCAGGTCCAATCCCGCCTGCTATTAGAATAaggaataattgtaaatttttaaaaaatggaacaaaacaatcgttgatgaaattttatttccaatttcatttcttatattcatATTGCAATCAAATTGTTATTCTTTTTGTTAATTGCTTTCcaaataagaagatttttttcacgttcctaaaattaaaattgaatcagaatttaaaaaataaaagaaaggaaacgcttttaaaaaattcgaaacaaagtAAAGAGAGTTTGGGAatgcattcaattattttttatttaaattattatttaaattaacacggcatttatcatttatttattaaaactagcaaaatttttaatacttaatttttacttgtttaaattaataagagTTTTAAGCAAATTCTACTCATTAAAAgtgtaaagtaaaaattaaagtgaaagcaatctaaattaatatcaattcatGTTTTGTTCGCGAAGAGATTTctgtttatcatttaattttttgatattcttgTGTTATAAATTCACGAATTTATCTGCTGTATTTTcatgacatttaaataatacaaacaaatttaaataatgaaaaatactatttttttttcttttcgattaatATGAAACAAGTCACATACAGtcaaaaaagtgcaaatattttcatttttgaaaatacttcagTTTTCATCTTACTCATATTCAGCATATTGTTTCTCATATTTTAAGATACatgttttattttccataaataatCCAAACTGATTTCGTCTAAAggtaatcataattaaaatgtttagtgcTAAGTTGCAAAAATGgggacaatttttttctttgccaaaTTATTTCCCCTTTTTATCGAAAACGTATATAAAACTAGTGCTTCTACGAAATAGCGTTATATAtgagtcaatttttaaaaaaatcatattggaccaaatgcaaaattttttcgtttaaatattaGTAATCTCAATTATTTTGTAGGACATCACAGAAAATCAACTTACAAGCGATGTAATTGTTTACGTACTCATCACCAGTGGCTTAAGTGGCCAGGTAAACTGAATTTTGAcagaaaataagtaaaagttGATGAATAAGAACCTTTGTATGTGTTTGCATGAAATTATTGGAGCCATGTACTTCTTTTACCCAAATGACACTAGCTACTTcgtttgataatattattttaaatgaatacttgAGAAACAATCTTACAAAGCACAGCGAACATCCAGAGTTGTTGCGCCAGCTGGCCCTCGAGGTCATTGGTGATATCCCCTATAAAGCCATGAAAATCTGCACTGATGGAAGCAAAATGGAATCTGAGAAAACTGGAagtgtcatatttttaaaatcaagtagaGGGGAATCGAAGCATTGTTTTAGAAACCCAGACCACAGCTCAATTTTTCGATCTGAACTTCTTGCTATTAACAGAGCTTTGGACCTTGCCTTGGGGACTGATAATTCCCGAATTCGGATCCTCACAGACAGCaagaaatcaatataaaactTAAAGGACTGGCCACACATTCTTGACAAGTTTGGCCAAGTCATTATTTCCGAATTAACTACATTCGCAAGCACCGGGTCAGTGAGCATACAGTAGACCTCTTCTCTTGTGGGCataaacggaaataaaattgcatttgctCTGGCCAGTGAAGGAAGCATAAGTCTCAATCCCCCCACCCTCCGCTAGATTGCAGGCCGTAGAGATCCACGCCTTATTTAAAGTAAGTACTTAATCGAAATGGAGGATTCCCTCAGAGCATGATTGGTATGCCGTTTGGTATCCAGGCTTGTTTCTGGCGTGCATCAGTCCAAAGAGTGCGCAAACGCTCTTATTTAGGCTAAGGTCTAGCCATATAAAAAGTCTTTTCTTCATCAGAGGTCAAAAGATGTAAACCCCTTGCCACTGCTCGGCCGACGGTTCTCACCCTCATATCATTGACTGTATTGAAGCCTTTGTGAGGCAACTGATGAATGAGGGGGTGTCAGTTTATCACTTATTATGTGAAACGATCTGTTGGACTTAGTTTGCATCGGTGTTCAGACCAAAGTGgataaataacaacaaatatttgtagcagttatattttttaaaagtattcatttatcttttcaaaaaagttatgTGAATTTTAATGAACGATGCTTGTTGTAGTAGAGTGGTAcatttgccatttattttttctcatggCTAATAATTCTTCATCATCtgatttttttactgatatttggTACCTGATATTTGGTAACTTTTGATACCTGgttgaataaaattctaattaatcacagatttaaattaaaaaaaactattgtcgTCTTCTAATTTCAAAATAGCACTAACTATTATGAAGTGAAGTAATGACAAATTACATCCCCCCCCCCAGTCATGATTCTTGTGATAGAAGTCCATtggcttgaaataaaatatacattttcttattatttttgtctACCTgcaatatcagaaattaaaatttatgaataaaccTAAATGTTGAGCCCTTCTTAAAATTGAACACCTTAAGTTGCCGTAAACAACGCGCCTTAAGTTGAGAAACGGATGCCAGTATTTTTTCATCGAATCATAGTTCTTGATCTGAAATTACAAATGATTGCAGTCATTCTATCAATAAGACATCAGATACAGACTCTTTGTGAACAGAACTAAAGGTTCTATTTAGCTTTAAGtctgaaattaatatatctaTGATTGAAAGAAGTTTCGTATGGTCAAAGATAGCCCTTGGAACTATCAACTCTacaaattataagcaaaataagaacaaaaacaTTTCTCCACCAGttgcaaaagaaatttgattCTATTGTCTGTTTTTGTCCTTAGactttcacttttaaatattaaaaattatataaaaacaattttgcttatccagagatttatattatttaaattatatatatttttaaaatattagaaaaattattgatgttttaaaGGAATGTTTCTAAtctaaaaggattaaaatattttgatgcagataatgagaaaaatatctacaattcAATAAGTACATGGTGTGGCATATGTGGCAGGAATGGTGTGGTgcggacaaacaatttttaatataacttgactaaaactaaagaataagcaaatataataacaaaatataacaaataataataggAGTAGacttttaatgataaatgaatttaatttgtttcaaaaacgTCCACCCACCTTTTGCAGcgatgcagaggcgcaaacgcttactaaaattttaagcaaagggTTGAAAATCTCCTATCTTTAATCTATTCCTAACTTTAATTAATTCCATTCCCGCCGAAGCCATTGTTTTAGATagtccaaacttttatgtcgTTTAGTGCAAATTCTAGACTCTAAAATGGACCATACACTTTAATCATGGGATTGAGAATCAGCGAGAATTGTGCCTACTCTGCAGATATCATGTCCGCAATATGCGCGTTGCACCACTCTTCTGACTTTTCGCCTTGTGAGCTGGTgcggagtcttgttgaaactcGCACTTATCCTTGCCGAAGTGCGTTTTGACCCACTGAAATACAgcagcttctagaatgtcccgttggtatactttttaatttattttaaaccccTCATCCACAAAACCCAGAGGAGTTTTGTCGTTGCCCAAATTCCGCGCCAGACCATGACCGACTTAGGATTTTTGCAATGTTCAATAATTGCTGAAATGTTTGGAGTGTCTGCAGACTATATCTTTTAGTTCTAGGAGTATGAGCTTTTGGACGGTAAAGAACTTCTCATTAGTTAAAAGAAATCTCTCTCAGAGCTCACTTGCGGcctgtttaaaaagttttatacatCTTTGGAGCCGCACgggtttgttttcttcagtgaaaCGTTCAATGACctttttggaacttgtaaggctTTTGTAGAAACTCTGTTTTTGCCATTCGTTGCTCTTATTATTCCCTTTCACGAGCAATCTTTGTCACGGAAACCCTCGTATTTTATTGAACTCGCTTTATGAAAACCTTACGGCAATTGAAAGTGTTCATCTTACGTTTTcgttcacttcctggactttgaccatcattaccaagctctttgaaacgacaGATTACgtcagacactgtttgccgacGCATACTAAGCAAACGAGCGACTTCATACTGTCGTTTCCCTTGCTAGGCTATTGTAAAAGAGCCAAAAAACAATACGTAAACTAAAGATACATTATAGAAATGTTATAATTGAAGTAGTAGACATACGAAATGAacgcaaataaaaaagaaattaattaacttctattctatgatgtaataattttatctgaGTTTTTTTGCTGCACAATGTAATGAATCAAAAACAGTATTTCATCGAAATCTTATTAGAAGAAaacttgatattatttaaaatacattttgtaataaaCTGCGCAGTTAGAAGTGTTTGCAATAAGAATAtctttagttcatttttttaaatttatactactTACCACCAGCACCTGTTCCTGCAAATGGATTGTATCTTTCTTGAATACCAAAGGGAGGTTGTTCAACGATCATCTGAACGTCTGCAGGGCTTTCTTTGCCATCGGTGCCTGGTTCATTTGACCTGATGCTGGCTCGATAGCCATTGACGTCAGCTATATAATCGACCACTCGGTACAGACCTTGGATATCGGTATATCCGTAGGATCCCCTCACTGTACCGCTTGCATCAGCTTCTGCTCTGTGGTAGTGACTGTTGCCTTGTTCATCAGCTGATTCATAGTTAAAGTTATATGGCTGTGGAGCTTCCTGTAAGCaagaaattatgtatatatagattctttgatctaaaaattaaacaatttcaatatttctaataatattctccttttaaaataggaataaaaaggGCTAAATGCCTTcccatcattaaaatttaaaaaaataaattattttctaagctttatctagaattaatatgtattttataaaattaggtaTAATTTTCGTTTGTGTAATTTTTCATAATCGATAAAAATGCCATTtcgattaaagtttttatttcctttagaatctcgaataaaaatttcttaattgaaatattgtaattaattaaaatttcttaa encodes:
- the LOC129967053 gene encoding uncharacterized protein LOC129967053 isoform X1, which translates into the protein MFLGSTRHHFQEMKFLKFSVIVMAIVGQTVGTGGRSGSQATNYRSSPASYETERAPVSTFEKRDNSFTSSGFSRSAISAGFPREVSQNEAPQPYNFNYESADEQGNSHYHRAEADASGTVRGSYGYTDIQGLYRVVDYIADVNGYRASIRSNEPGTDGKESPADVQMIVEQPPFGIQERYNPFAGTGAGAGGIGPAVGRTYESGMKPKEREESDEYEEDKDNKS
- the LOC129967053 gene encoding uncharacterized protein LOC129967053 isoform X3, encoding MKLQLSKMKLFSVIVMAIVGQTVGTGGRSGSQATNYRSSPASYETERAPVSTFEKRDNSFTSSGFSRSAISAGFPREVSQNEAPQPYNFNYESADEQGNSHYHRAEADASGTVRGSYGYTDIQGLYRVVDYIADVNGYRASIRSNEPGTDGKESPADVQMIVEQPPFGIQERYNPFAGTGAGAGGIGPAVGRTYESGMKPKEREESDEYEEDKDNKS
- the LOC129967053 gene encoding uncharacterized protein LOC129967053 isoform X2, which encodes MKLQLSKMKLVRFSVIVMAIVGQTVGTGGRSGSQATNYRSSPASYETERAPVSTFEKRDNSFTSSGFSRSAISAGFPREVSQNEAPQPYNFNYESADEQGNSHYHRAEADASGTVRGSYGYTDIQGLYRVVDYIADVNGYRASIRSNEPGTDGKESPADVQMIVEQPPFGIQERYNPFAGTGAGAGGIGPAVGRTYESGMKPKEREESDEYEEDKDNKS